From the Brachybacterium sillae genome, the window GCTGAGCGTGCGCGCAGCACCGCCTCGGAGACCCCGGGCACCGCTGCCGCGGCCCCCGCCCGCAACCGGTCGAGGGCCGCCAGGGCCGCCTCGAGCCTCACGGCCTCAACCGGAGGGCCGAGCCGCTCCCGGATGAAGGGCTCCACCAGGCCGCGGGCGAGGATGCGCAGATCCTCGGAGATCGCCACCTGACCACGGCGACGGCCCCGGGCACTCGCCGCATCCGTCTCGGCGCGCCCGCGCCACCCGCCCCGATCAGTCGACGGGTCGCGGCCCTCCGATTGTGGCGCTGCGGTCAGTCCGTCCAGATAGACCCCGCCGAGTGCTGCCGCGAGGTCGGCCGCTCCGAGCTCCTGCCACGCCCTCAGCAGGGCCGCCCGGGCCTCGACGGCGCGTTCGGGTCGGTCGGCGGCGTCGAGGACCAGTCCGCGGGCCGACCACAGCGCGACCTCCTCCGCCGGGGTGCCCTGCACCTGCGCGGTGCGGTGCAGCATCGCGAGGGCCCGCTCCGGGCGCCCGGCACCCAGCAGGTCACGCAGCCGCTGCGCCACCCCGAGGGGGCCGCGGGGGAACGGCAGCGGCAACTGCGCCGGACGCAGAGCCAGCCGCAGATCCTCCTCGGCGAGCGCCGCGCCGGTCGCGGGGACCCACGGCAGGGATGAGGCGGTGGGAGAGCCTCCGCCGGCCACGGCCCCGTTCTTCGCATCGGGGGATGACTCGGACACCCCGGGACCGGGCGGGCCCAGAGGGTGCGTCCTGGACCCGACCGGCTCGGCGCGTGAAGGTCCGGGAGGTGCCATGCGATCAAAAATACCGCCTGCCGCCCGCCCCGGGCCCGGCCGTCATCGGCTGTTCACCGAGCCGGGGGCGGGCGGCCTGGATGAGAGCACTCTCATCCCTCCCTCACGTGCTCCTCATTCCCCTTCGGTGGACTCACTCGCGTCCCACCCCGGTGGACGGCGCCCCCGCCGCACCGGGATCCCGACCTCCCGGAGGCCCGCCATGACTGCTCTGCTCGACACCCCGGCCCCCTCGCCTGTCTCCCCGCTGCCGGCGCCCTCCGCGTCGACCCCCGACGCGGTGCGGGCGCGCGTCGCCGCCGCCAAGCACGCCTACCAGACCCGCCGTCTCGCCGCGCAGCTGCCCCACCTCGACGGGCTGCACCTGTCCGACCGTGACCATCGACCCGCCACCGGGGAGCTGGTCCTGGCCCGTGTCACGGCGATCGGCCAGCACAAGCGACTCGAGGGCCCCGATTCCCGCCGCGCCACCCTCTTCCTCGGAGATGAGATCGTCGTCGCCTACGGCGCCCGCTACGCCGCCGACCAGTTCCTCGCGGAGCTGCCGGAGGACCTCGGTCCGTGTCATCTGGCGGCTGCCGGAGGTCTCGCCTCCCTGGTCATCGACCAGCACGATCGTCTGGACGAACCCACCTGCCTCGAACCGGTCGGGGTGCTGTGCGATGCACACGGGCCTCTCACTCTGTCCCGTCTGGCGGAGCTGCAGGTGCGGCCGGCGGTCGAGCGGGCATCCCGCCGCGCCCTGGACATCCCGGTGATCGCCGTTCTCGGCACCTCCATGAACTCCGGGAAGTCGACGGCGCTGGCGTGCCTGGCGCACGGGCTCGCTGCCGCGGGCCTGGGCGTCGCCGCAGGCAAAGCCACCGGCACCGGGGCGGGCAATGACGCCGGCCTGTTCCGCGACGCCGGCGCCCACCGGGTGTTGGACTTCACCGACTTCGGCATCTCCTCCACGTACCGGCTCACACTGCAGGAGGTCGAGGACCTCTTCCACAGCCTGGTCGACGCACTCGCGGAGCAGCCGCTGGAACGGTTCATCGCCGGTGCCGACACCCCAGGCACGGCTGATGTGGTGCTGGTGGAGATCGCTGACGGGCTGTTCCAGGGGGAGACCGCGCAGCTGCTGGCCTCCGAGTCGTTCGCGCAGGTGGTCGATGGGATCGTGTTCGCCGCCGGGGACGCCCTCGGGGCCACGGGCGGGACCCGCGCCCTGGCGGATCTGGGCCGCGCACCCGCTGCCGTGACGGGGGTGCTCACCAGTTCCCCGCTGGCGACCGCAGAGACCCGCCGTGCTGTCCACGCCCCGGTGGTGCCCACCATGCAGCTGGCGGACGCTGACACCGCTCGCTCGCTGCTCGCGCAGATCCGACCGGCCGCCGACGGCACCGGCAGCCGTGACGGTGTCCCCGGCGCCCCCGGTGCGGGCACCCGCATCGACCCCGCTCACACCCGCACCGATGCCGACCGCTGACCGCCCCGGCCCGCTACCGCCGCTGCTGCGCGGCCCCCGCACCGCCTGGCTCGCGATCCTGGTGCTGTTGGGGCTGCTGCAGGCGGCGGTGGCGGGGGTGTCCGCCTGGGCGCTGGTGCGGATGCAGGCGGCGCCCGCGGGGGTGTCGGATCTGTTCCTCCGCGCTGCGGCGGTGCTGGTGCTGGCGGCGGTGGCCCTGGGCGCGCTGACGGTGCAGCAGCGGGTCCTCGCCGAGCGCCTGGGCCAGCATTACGTGCACGAACTGCGCGGGCGTCTGCTGCGTGATGCCCTCACCCCCGGGGCCACCACGTCCCTCGGTGTCACGGTGGCCCGCACCACGAACGACCTGAGCAGTGTGCGGGGCTGGGTCAGTCAGGGCATCGCCCCGCTGGCCGTCGGGATCCCGCTGGTCGCCGGGTCGGCGGTGGCGCTGGCCCTGCTGGACCCGGCCCTGGCGGGGGTGTTCGCGGCGCCCCTGGCGTTGCTGGCGGTGCTGTTGGCGGTGTGGTCGCGGGTGATGTTCCAGCGCACCCGTGAGCTGCGCCGGCAGCGCGGTCGCCTGGCCGCCCGCATCGGCGACACGGTCTCCGCAGCGCCGACGATCCTCGCCTCCGGGGGAACCCACCGGGAACTGCGCGGCATGGACCGTGCCAGTGCGGACGTGGTCGAGCACGCCGTGGAGCGGGCGGGGGCTGCTGGAGCACTGCAGGCCGCGGGCACCACCGTGTCGTCCCTGTCCACCCTGGCGGTGGCCGCGGCCGGGGTATTCCTGGCGTTGCCGGCGTCGACCACCGTCGCAGCGATGGCGATCGCCGGGTTGGCCGCTGCACCGGTGCTGGAGCTCGGCCGCATCATCGAACGTCGCGAGACGTTCCGCGCCGCTCGCGCCGTTCTCGGCCCCGCCCTCGAGGACGCCGAGGAGGCCCGCGCCCGCGCCCGGGAGCACGAGCGCGCCTCCGCTGAGGTTTCCGCTCCCCGCGAGCAGGAGCATGCCCTCACCCAGGGGCGCCGGCATGGCCCCGTGCATCTGGAGCTCCCCGGCCTGACGGACCGGCACGGCCCGGTGCGGGGTCTGCCCGGGATGATCGTGCGCCTCACCGGTCCGGTGCCAACGGAGGCAAGCCGGCTGCTGGACCGGGTCGTGGGCCGAACGTCCGACCCGGAGCAGAACCCCGACAGTGTGTGGGTGGCCGGTCACAACCTGCGAGCACTGGGGTGGCGCGCCCGCCGCGAACTGGTGGGGCATGCCGCCGCCGGGGCCGTGATCGAGCGCGGCCCGCTGCTGCGGGCCCTGCGATACCGCCGCCCCGAGGGTGAGGAGGAGCAGGCCGTCGCCCTGTTCCAGCGGCTCGGTGGTGATCTGTCGCGACTGCCGAAGGGCCTGCGCACGCGGCTGCGCTCCGGTGGGGAACCGCTGAGCCGCCCGGATCGAGCCCGTCTGCTGCTCACCCGAGCCCTGGACGGCACTCCCCCGCTGTTGCTGCTGGACGGCATCGATGCCGACCTCGACCCAGAAGGGCGGCAGGCCCTGGTCCGGGAGCTGCGCGCCTACCCGGGGGTGGTGGTGATGACCTGCGGTGACGAGCTGGCGCAGGCCGTCGGTGCCGTCGATCACCCGGTGGAGAGCGGTGCCGGGGGCGCAGCAGACTGAGAGACGCCGCCGGATTCAGCGAGAGCCGGAGAGGCCGACCCGACGGGCGAGGTCGGCGGGTGGCCAGGCGAGCGGGTGGCCACCCGTCGTCGTCAGCGCATCGGGTCAGTCGTCGCCATCGTCGTCGCCATCGTCGTCACCGTCATCGTCGCTGTCGTCGTCGCACTCCCAGGCGCCGTCGTCCCACTCACACACACCGCCGGCCGGGGCAGCTGGACGCGGAACCGGGGAGGGCGCCGGCCGCGGTGAGGGCACGGTCGAACCCGACGATGCGCGCGGGGTGGTGGTTCGCTCGGCGGGGGCATCATCGGTGGAGTCACGCTGGGTGCGTCCCGTGCCGGTACCGTCGCCACCGTTCCGGGAGGTTTCGGTCTGCGCGACCTCGCCGTCGCGGTCGGCGGTGCGGGGCGAGTCAGACCCCCGCTCGGCACCCGACGGGGCGGGAGAACCGGAGGCGGAATCGGCCGCTGGCACCCGGCCTGTGCCTGTCAGGGTGCTGGTCGGAGCGGCGAACGCCTCCCCGGCCTCCCGGCCCGGATCAGCGCCGGGACGAACCGGTAGCGCCAGCCCCGTCGTCTCGACGTCCCCGGCCTCGGCGTCGCGGCCACCCGAGCGGTTCCCGTCGACGAGGGTGCCGGAAGAGCCACCGCGCGCATCACCGGGTACGCCACCGCGGGGGTCGCTGCCAGGGGCGGGGCTGCCGACGACCACCCCGGGGGCGTCATCGGTCGGGGTGGCCCCCTCGGGCAGCAGGGCGAGGGTGATCGCGGCGGCGCCCACTGCGCCCACTGCCGCCGAGGTCCGCAGCCATCTCATGACCCGCAGGGTGGCGGTGCGGCGTGAGATGCCGGTGAGGCCACGATGAGAGGTCTCTCATCTGGCGTCGGGGCGATGCTGCGGGTTGATCAGCCGGTACCCGGCGCCGCGCACCGTCACGAATCGATCGGCCCCGAGCTTCCCCCGCAGGTACCGCACGTACACGTCGACGACGTTGGAGGCGCCGTCGTAGTCATACCCCCAGGCGCGTGACAGCAGCACGTCGCGGGTGAGCACCTGGTCGGGGCTACGCAGGAACACCCCGGCGAGGGCGAACTCGCGGGCCGACAGCTCCACCTCCCGTGGCCGCCCGTCCACCACACAGCGAGCGATGCGGGTGCGCAGGTCGAGGCTCAGATCACCGTGGGTGAGGACGTCCGAGGCCCCACCGTCGTGCACCGCCCCGGCGGCCTCCCGGGCCCGCAACCGCACCCGCGCGATGAGCTCCTCCACCCGGAA encodes:
- a CDS encoding response regulator transcription factor gives rise to the protein MRILIAEDEPRIARFMDKGLTAAGYTTTVVHDGIAALDLASAGEADLLVLDVGLPRLDGFQVLRALRESGSTLPILMVTARTGVEDTVQGLELGANDYIAKPFRVEELIARVRLRAREAAGAVHDGGASDVLTHGDLSLDLRTRIARCVVDGRPREVELSAREFALAGVFLRSPDQVLTRDVLLSRAWGYDYDGASNVVDVYVRYLRGKLGADRFVTVRGAGYRLINPQHRPDAR
- a CDS encoding DUF1611 domain-containing protein, which gives rise to MTALLDTPAPSPVSPLPAPSASTPDAVRARVAAAKHAYQTRRLAAQLPHLDGLHLSDRDHRPATGELVLARVTAIGQHKRLEGPDSRRATLFLGDEIVVAYGARYAADQFLAELPEDLGPCHLAAAGGLASLVIDQHDRLDEPTCLEPVGVLCDAHGPLTLSRLAELQVRPAVERASRRALDIPVIAVLGTSMNSGKSTALACLAHGLAAAGLGVAAGKATGTGAGNDAGLFRDAGAHRVLDFTDFGISSTYRLTLQEVEDLFHSLVDALAEQPLERFIAGADTPGTADVVLVEIADGLFQGETAQLLASESFAQVVDGIVFAAGDALGATGGTRALADLGRAPAAVTGVLTSSPLATAETRRAVHAPVVPTMQLADADTARSLLAQIRPAADGTGSRDGVPGAPGAGTRIDPAHTRTDADR
- a CDS encoding ABC transporter transmembrane domain-containing protein; the protein is MPTADRPGPLPPLLRGPRTAWLAILVLLGLLQAAVAGVSAWALVRMQAAPAGVSDLFLRAAAVLVLAAVALGALTVQQRVLAERLGQHYVHELRGRLLRDALTPGATTSLGVTVARTTNDLSSVRGWVSQGIAPLAVGIPLVAGSAVALALLDPALAGVFAAPLALLAVLLAVWSRVMFQRTRELRRQRGRLAARIGDTVSAAPTILASGGTHRELRGMDRASADVVEHAVERAGAAGALQAAGTTVSSLSTLAVAAAGVFLALPASTTVAAMAIAGLAAAPVLELGRIIERRETFRAARAVLGPALEDAEEARARAREHERASAEVSAPREQEHALTQGRRHGPVHLELPGLTDRHGPVRGLPGMIVRLTGPVPTEASRLLDRVVGRTSDPEQNPDSVWVAGHNLRALGWRARRELVGHAAAGAVIERGPLLRALRYRRPEGEEEQAVALFQRLGGDLSRLPKGLRTRLRSGGEPLSRPDRARLLLTRALDGTPPLLLLDGIDADLDPEGRQALVRELRAYPGVVVMTCGDELAQAVGAVDHPVESGAGGAAD